A stretch of Vigna angularis cultivar LongXiaoDou No.4 chromosome 4, ASM1680809v1, whole genome shotgun sequence DNA encodes these proteins:
- the LOC108331586 gene encoding SNF1-related protein kinase regulatory subunit gamma-1, which yields MVTMEESPRSPEAKVGLRVEDLWDVQEAQLSPDEKLNACFESIPVSAFPLPPSNQEVEIKSDTTLAEAVKLLAQHNILSAPVVDVDAPEDASWIDRYIGIVEFAGIVVWILHQSDPTSPRSPSSGSAISAAVNGITSAFEHETLGLESAMTTSGNFFEDLTSSQLYKDTKVHDISGSFRWAPFLALERSNSFLTMLLLLSKYKMKSVPVVDLGTGRIQNIITQSSVIHMLAECVGLQWFESWGTKKLSQVGLPMVTQNHIIKVYEDEPVLQAFKLMRKKRIGGLPVMKRAGGTRAIGNISLQDVQFLLTAPEIYHDYRSITAKDFLTAVRSYIEKHVGTFPMSGELITCNTDCTIKELIQLLDHEKIHRVYVADNDGNLKGLITLRDIISRLVHEPRGYFGDFFDGVLPMPPNSRV from the exons ATGGTGACAATGGAAGAAAGTCCACGGAGCCCAGAGGCGAAGGTGGGGTTGAGAGTGGAGGATCTATGGGACGTTCAGGAGGCACAGCTGAGTCCTGATGAGaagctcaatgcttgctttgagAGCATCCCTGTCTCTGCCTTTCCTCTACCTCCTTCAAATCAAG AAGTTGAGATAAAATCAGATACCACTCTAGCAGAAGCAGTGAAATTGCTTGCACAACACAACATTCTCAGTGCACCTGTGGTGGATGTAGATGCACCTGAAGATGCTAGTTGGATCGACAGATACATAGGAATAGTCGAGTTTGCTGGAATTGTTGTATGGATTCTGCATCAG TCTGATCCCACATCTCCTAGGAGTCCATCCAGTGGATCTGCTATTTCGGCTGCTGTCAATGGAATAACTTCAGCTTTTGAACACGAAACCTTAGGCCTTGAATCTGCCATGACAACTTCAGGAAATTTTTTTGAGGATCTGACTTCTTCTCAGCTTTATAAGGATACCAAG GTTCATGACATTTCAGGGTCATTCCGCTGGGCCCCCTTTCTCGCTTTGGAGAGATCAAACTCGTTTTTGACCATGCTTTTGCTGCTTTCCAAGTACAAGATGAAGAGTGTTCCTGTTGTGGACTTAGGTACAGGTCGAATTCAAAACATTATTACACAGTCTTCTGTAATTCACATGTTGGCAGAATGTGTTGGTCTTCAGTGGTTTGAGAGTTGGGGAACCAAGAAGCTGTCTCAAGTTGGTCTTCCCATGGTGAcacaaaatcatattataaag GTCTATGAAGATGAACCAGTGCTTCAAGCATTTAAACTGATGAGGAAAAAGAGAATTGGGGGGTTGCCAGTGATGAAAAGGGCTGGTGGCACCAGGGCAATTGGTAACATAAGCCTGCAAGATGTTCAATTCCTCCTAACTGCTCCAGAAATCTACCATGACTATAG GTCTATTACAGCAAAAGACTTCCTGACAGCTGTTAGAAGCTACATAGAGAAGCATGTAGGGACCTTTCCAATGTCAGGTGAACTGATTACATGCAATACGGACTGCACAATCAAAGAACTGATTCAACTGCTTGACCATGAGAAGATTCATAGGGTCTACGTTGCTGACAATGATGGAAATCTTAAAGGACTGATCACGCTGAGAGATATCATCTCAAGGCTAGTACATGAGCCCCGTGGCTATTTTGGTGATTTCTTTGATGGGGTTCTCCCGATGCCTCCTAACAGCAGGGTTTGA